A region from the uncultured Macellibacteroides sp. genome encodes:
- the thiD gene encoding bifunctional hydroxymethylpyrimidine kinase/phosphomethylpyrimidine kinase, whose amino-acid sequence MKKYRIALSIAGSDPSGGAGIQADLKTFSACGCYGATAIVAVVDENTVGVTGVHPVPVPFVTGQIKSVLDDIGADAIKIGMLHSSELIVAVRDILSKYKIRNIVFDPVMVATSGDKLLQDEAIATLKNELIPFVRVITPNIPEAEILLGKKIASQEDLPLVVKSLSVGGTVSVLLKAGHLSNEELTDVFYNAETDEIIKLSSKRIHTKNTHGTGCTFSSAITAFLAHGKSLNESIGLAKEYINQTIVTGAAYEIGKGHGPVHHFFNFWE is encoded by the coding sequence ATGAAAAAATATAGAATTGCTTTAAGTATTGCAGGTAGTGATCCGAGTGGAGGTGCCGGTATTCAGGCGGATCTGAAGACTTTTTCGGCTTGTGGTTGCTATGGCGCAACTGCCATTGTTGCTGTGGTGGACGAAAATACGGTGGGGGTGACGGGTGTTCATCCTGTTCCGGTTCCTTTTGTAACCGGACAAATAAAATCGGTTCTGGATGATATCGGGGCGGATGCGATTAAAATAGGTATGTTGCATTCTTCCGAACTTATCGTTGCCGTAAGAGATATATTGTCAAAATATAAGATTCGGAATATTGTATTTGATCCGGTGATGGTGGCTACCTCGGGCGACAAGCTTTTACAAGATGAGGCTATTGCTACATTGAAAAATGAGCTGATTCCTTTTGTCCGGGTTATTACTCCGAATATTCCGGAGGCAGAAATCTTATTGGGTAAGAAAATTGCCTCGCAGGAGGATTTGCCTTTGGTTGTTAAGTCATTGTCCGTTGGAGGTACTGTATCCGTATTGCTGAAAGCCGGGCATTTATCGAATGAGGAACTAACGGACGTGTTTTATAATGCAGAGACGGACGAAATAATAAAGCTAAGTTCAAAAAGAATCCATACAAAAAATACGCATGGAACAGGTTGCACATTCTCCTCTGCCATAACTGCTTTTCTAGCTCACGGTAAGTCGTTGAATGAATCGATCGGGCTGGCCAAAGAGTATATAAATCAAACAATCGTAACCGGTGCTGCATACGAAATTGGTAAAGGACATGGCCCGGTTCATCATTTTTTTAATTTCTGGGAATAA
- the thiM gene encoding hydroxyethylthiazole kinase, whose product MIDISAIGRDLRLIKGKSPLVHNITNFVVMNNTANALLAIGASPVMAHAIDEVAEMAGIASSLVLNIGTLEPKLVEAMLLAGEAALKRNIPIVFDPVGAGATSYRSDVCKQIITECKPAIIRGNASEIIALCNEHVKTKGVDSTEASDSALCSAKQLASETGAVVVISGQTDYITDGELVEMVYNGSTMMAKVTGMGCTATAVLGAFAAVNISMFESAVHGMAVMGIAGEIAAARSKGNGSLQVNFLDELYAMDEEVLCRTLKQ is encoded by the coding sequence TTGATTAAGGGGAAGTCTCCCTTGGTTCACAATATCACCAACTTTGTCGTGATGAACAATACGGCTAATGCTTTATTGGCTATTGGGGCTTCGCCGGTAATGGCTCATGCTATTGATGAAGTGGCAGAAATGGCTGGTATCGCATCTTCGTTGGTTCTTAACATCGGTACACTTGAGCCTAAGTTGGTGGAGGCTATGTTGCTGGCCGGTGAGGCCGCTTTGAAAAGAAACATTCCCATTGTATTTGATCCTGTCGGTGCGGGTGCAACATCGTATCGGTCCGACGTTTGCAAACAAATCATAACCGAATGTAAGCCTGCAATAATCCGTGGTAATGCTTCGGAGATAATTGCTTTGTGCAACGAGCATGTGAAAACAAAAGGAGTGGATAGTACTGAAGCGTCTGATTCGGCATTGTGTTCGGCCAAGCAGCTTGCCAGTGAAACTGGTGCTGTAGTTGTAATAAGCGGACAGACAGATTATATTACGGATGGAGAATTGGTTGAAATGGTGTATAACGGGAGTACGATGATGGCAAAAGTTACCGGAATGGGTTGTACTGCTACGGCTGTTTTGGGTGCTTTTGCTGCTGTAAATATTTCGATGTTCGAATCCGCTGTTCATGGAATGGCTGTTATGGGGATTGCCGGAGAAATTGCGGCTGCCAGATCGAAAGGGAATGGAAGTCTGCAAGTGAATTTTCTGGATGAATTGTATGCAATGGATGAGGAGGTTTTATGCAGAACGTTAAAGCAATAA
- the cbiD gene encoding cobalt-precorrin-5B (C(1))-methyltransferase CbiD yields the protein MILILGGTTEGKEVARILDEAGHPFYYSTKGDKQEVTCKNGIRITGGMNKNQMTGFCLKHEISLLIDAAHPFAELLHQTVSDVAGNMHIPVIRYERVYPPRDPDIIWCSSYDEAIYKLKKHKINKLLALTGVQTIQKLRPYWQEHDCWFRILDREESHLLATAQGFPTEKILCYTPGDDESALLHKLTPNAILTKESGQSGYFVQKAEAARQFGIPVFAITRPILPANFITVTGQLGLRKAMEKAAPGFFPLRSGFTTGTCATAASKAALIALLTGKEQNSSTISLPSGEHISLPITQTDIRKHSATCAVVKDAGDDPDVTNGCTINATVAYSNQSGIQFLTGKGVGIVTLPGLGLEIGGPAINATPRKMITNELTLLYSGGLAVTITVPEGEIIAQRTFNPKLGVIGGISIIGTSGIVKPFSSDAFISSIRKEIEVAKALGIEHLVINSGAKSEKYVKEHYPELPPQAFVHFGNFIGETLAIANELNMPRVTMGIMLGKAVKLAEGYLDTHSKKVTMNKDFLIRAAQQAGCDQETEQQIRNLTLARELWTIPEEEQEKLFPYLLQECYTHCSKLLSNSNLTLLLLSDNGDCKQTLTS from the coding sequence ATGATACTTATACTGGGAGGAACAACCGAAGGAAAAGAAGTAGCACGCATCCTCGACGAGGCCGGCCATCCATTCTATTACTCCACAAAGGGAGATAAGCAGGAGGTAACATGTAAAAACGGAATCCGGATAACCGGAGGAATGAATAAAAATCAGATGACCGGATTTTGTCTGAAACATGAAATCAGTCTGCTGATCGATGCAGCCCATCCCTTCGCCGAACTGTTACATCAAACGGTGAGCGATGTAGCCGGGAATATGCATATCCCGGTTATCAGGTACGAACGCGTTTATCCTCCCCGCGATCCGGATATTATCTGGTGTTCTTCCTACGATGAGGCAATCTATAAACTCAAAAAGCATAAGATTAACAAGCTTTTAGCCCTTACAGGAGTACAAACCATACAAAAACTTCGCCCCTACTGGCAAGAACATGATTGCTGGTTCCGGATATTAGACAGGGAAGAATCCCATCTCCTGGCAACCGCACAAGGATTCCCGACCGAAAAAATTCTCTGTTACACTCCGGGAGACGACGAATCTGCTCTGCTACACAAACTTACCCCCAATGCCATTTTAACCAAAGAAAGTGGCCAAAGCGGTTATTTTGTTCAGAAAGCCGAAGCAGCCAGACAGTTTGGAATTCCTGTCTTTGCTATTACAAGGCCCATATTGCCAGCCAACTTCATAACCGTGACCGGACAGTTGGGGTTACGCAAAGCCATGGAAAAAGCAGCACCCGGATTCTTTCCCTTACGCAGCGGATTTACAACCGGTACTTGCGCCACGGCGGCTTCAAAAGCAGCACTTATTGCACTTTTAACCGGAAAAGAACAGAATTCCTCTACAATTTCACTTCCCTCCGGCGAGCATATCTCTCTTCCAATCACTCAGACCGACATCCGGAAGCACTCGGCCACCTGCGCAGTCGTTAAAGATGCGGGCGACGACCCCGATGTTACAAACGGCTGCACAATTAACGCAACCGTAGCATATAGCAACCAGTCGGGTATTCAATTTTTAACGGGCAAAGGAGTAGGCATTGTAACACTTCCGGGACTGGGGTTGGAAATTGGCGGACCGGCAATCAACGCCACACCCCGAAAAATGATCACCAACGAGCTAACACTGCTTTACAGCGGCGGATTGGCCGTTACCATCACAGTGCCCGAAGGGGAAATTATCGCCCAACGAACCTTTAATCCAAAGCTTGGAGTAATTGGAGGTATCTCAATTATAGGTACGTCCGGAATTGTAAAACCCTTCTCTTCCGACGCATTTATTAGTTCCATCCGCAAAGAGATAGAGGTTGCCAAAGCTTTGGGTATAGAACATCTGGTAATCAATTCCGGAGCAAAAAGCGAAAAATATGTAAAGGAACACTATCCGGAATTACCACCGCAGGCATTTGTTCATTTTGGTAATTTTATAGGAGAAACACTCGCCATTGCCAACGAACTGAATATGCCCCGCGTAACCATGGGTATTATGCTTGGTAAAGCCGTAAAACTAGCCGAAGGATATCTGGATACCCATAGTAAGAAGGTAACCATGAATAAAGACTTTCTAATCCGGGCTGCACAACAAGCCGGGTGCGACCAGGAAACAGAACAACAAATCCGCAACCTCACGCTTGCCCGCGAATTATGGACAATCCCGGAAGAGGAGCAAGAAAAGCTCTTCCCCTATCTGCTTCAGGAATGTTACACACATTGCAGCAAGCTCTTATCGAACAGCAACCTTACACTGTTACTTTTGTCAGACAATGGCGACTGTAAACAAACCCTCACCTCATAA
- the thiE gene encoding thiamine phosphate synthase, with translation MQNVKAINFDLSLYLVTDRSLVLDRSLEYVVKEAAEGGVTMVQLREKDCSSREFLALAIQIKRCLKPYSIPLIINDRLDIALACDAEGLHIGQNDIPYDVARRLLGKDKIIGLSVENIEDAIEANKLDVDYIGISPVFCTPTKTDTAEALGLDGVREITRFSKHPAVGIGGINLTNAHEVIRAGADGISVVSAIMSHPNPKHSALQLKDIVIKNKLK, from the coding sequence ATGCAGAACGTTAAAGCAATAAATTTCGACTTGAGTTTGTATCTGGTGACCGACCGGTCTCTTGTCTTGGACAGGTCGCTTGAGTATGTTGTGAAAGAGGCGGCCGAAGGTGGTGTTACCATGGTTCAGTTGCGAGAGAAAGATTGCTCGTCGAGAGAGTTTCTGGCTTTGGCCATTCAGATCAAAAGATGTCTAAAACCCTATTCAATCCCGCTTATTATAAACGACCGGTTGGATATTGCACTTGCCTGCGATGCCGAAGGCCTGCATATTGGTCAGAACGACATTCCCTATGATGTTGCACGCAGGTTATTAGGGAAGGATAAAATTATTGGTTTGTCTGTCGAAAATATCGAGGATGCCATTGAAGCCAATAAACTGGATGTGGATTATATCGGAATTTCTCCGGTTTTCTGTACGCCTACCAAAACTGATACTGCAGAAGCTTTAGGATTGGACGGGGTTCGTGAGATTACAAGATTTTCGAAGCATCCCGCTGTGGGTATCGGAGGTATTAATCTGACCAATGCGCACGAAGTTATTCGGGCAGGGGCGGATGGTATATCTGTTGTGTCTGCAATCATGTCGCATCCTAATCCTAAGCACTCGGCCTTACAGTTAAAGGATATAGTTATCAAAAACAAATTAAAATAA
- the tenA gene encoding thiaminase II: MKWSDKAWKAIEPIYEKTVTLPFIQELTNGTLDREKFIFYIQQDAMYLSDYGSVITGIASRLKDPAHTESFIRFAGDSIVVERALHESFIHEIKEEDRLKPSPACLLYTSYLWRQLANAPIEVTVAAVLPCFWIYKAVGDYILANQINEDNPYQSWIDTYGGDYFSKSVSRAIEICDELADNCTEVQQKEMLESFVVCSKMEYLFWDSAHNKEQWKI, encoded by the coding sequence ATGAAATGGAGTGATAAGGCCTGGAAGGCGATTGAGCCGATATATGAAAAGACGGTGACTCTACCTTTTATTCAGGAGTTGACTAACGGGACGCTGGATAGAGAGAAATTTATCTTTTATATTCAGCAGGATGCGATGTACCTTTCGGATTATGGGAGTGTAATTACAGGAATTGCCTCCAGATTAAAGGATCCGGCTCATACGGAGTCGTTTATTCGCTTTGCCGGAGACAGCATTGTTGTTGAGAGGGCTTTGCATGAGTCTTTTATACACGAAATAAAGGAGGAGGATCGTTTAAAGCCGTCGCCTGCATGTTTGCTTTACACGTCGTATCTGTGGCGTCAATTGGCTAATGCTCCTATTGAGGTAACTGTTGCCGCCGTGTTGCCCTGCTTCTGGATATACAAGGCTGTGGGGGATTATATTTTGGCTAACCAGATAAACGAAGATAATCCCTATCAGAGTTGGATTGATACCTACGGTGGCGACTATTTTTCCAAATCAGTGAGTCGGGCCATTGAAATCTGCGATGAGTTGGCTGACAACTGTACAGAGGTTCAGCAAAAAGAGATGTTGGAGTCTTTTGTTGTCTGTTCCAAAATGGAATACCTGTTTTGGGATTCGGCACATAATAAGGAACAATGGAAAATATAG
- the cobM gene encoding precorrin-4 C(11)-methyltransferase translates to MKTGIAILVVSENSLALARTIAGDLPGSNLYSSFDSAATHPIPSIATFVKEHFNRFEAFVFIGSLGICVRTIAPYVMDKHTDPAIVNVDSTGKYVVSVLSGHIGGANSLTRQIARITGGQAIITTQSDNTDLWALDTLGKTYLWKESVHNATMNKLIASFVNKHPVALLLDIKDEGTDYLERTKPDHVTLFYRYEEIPQQNFEILIAVTPYLYSSGIPTLHFHPQVFHLGIGCRKNCFTQGIGNHIENAIRLQQLSPLSIRSISTIELKKDEPLLQELQAHFPDSVLHIYQADELKEINIPNPSDKVFEVTGVYGVAEASAKKSAGNGPLLIEKQKGILKEENDFTFALAQDTASYRKGHIEIVGAGPGDPELISVRGRRMLEAADLILYAGSLVPEELTHCAKQGAVVRSSATLNLEEQFELMKQFYDKGLFIVRLHTGDPCIYGAIQEQMAFFDTNGMSYHITPGISSFQAAAAALQSQFTIPEKVQTIILTRGEGRTPMPEKEKLHLLAKSQSTMCIFLSAGVADQVQEELLQHYPPTTPVAACYHLTWKDERIYRGELQNLAKIVKDNNLTLTTMIVVGEAIDNREGLSKLYSSNFHHLFR, encoded by the coding sequence ATGAAAACAGGTATAGCTATTCTAGTTGTTTCAGAAAACAGCCTTGCGCTGGCCCGTACAATCGCAGGGGACCTGCCCGGATCGAATCTTTATTCAAGTTTCGATTCCGCAGCCACCCATCCTATTCCATCCATTGCGACCTTTGTTAAGGAACATTTCAACAGATTCGAAGCATTTGTATTTATAGGATCACTTGGCATATGCGTCCGCACCATTGCCCCTTATGTAATGGATAAACATACAGACCCAGCCATCGTAAATGTAGACAGTACCGGAAAATATGTTGTATCCGTCTTGTCGGGACATATAGGCGGAGCAAACAGTCTTACCAGGCAAATCGCACGCATCACAGGAGGACAAGCTATTATTACCACCCAAAGCGACAATACAGACCTTTGGGCATTGGACACCCTCGGCAAAACTTACCTTTGGAAAGAATCGGTTCACAATGCAACCATGAACAAGTTAATCGCCTCCTTCGTAAACAAACATCCGGTTGCCCTTTTATTAGACATAAAAGACGAAGGCACCGATTACCTCGAACGAACAAAACCTGATCATGTAACCCTATTCTATCGATACGAAGAAATCCCTCAACAGAACTTCGAAATTCTGATTGCGGTTACCCCCTACCTCTACAGTTCTGGTATTCCTACACTCCATTTTCATCCGCAAGTGTTTCATTTAGGAATCGGATGCCGGAAAAACTGTTTTACCCAAGGTATAGGCAACCATATCGAAAACGCTATCCGGCTACAACAACTCAGTCCCCTTTCCATTCGAAGCATTTCAACCATCGAATTGAAAAAAGACGAACCTCTTTTACAGGAACTTCAAGCACACTTCCCAGACTCGGTACTCCACATTTATCAGGCAGACGAGTTGAAAGAGATAAACATACCCAATCCCTCCGATAAAGTATTTGAAGTAACCGGAGTATACGGAGTTGCCGAAGCTTCAGCAAAGAAAAGCGCAGGAAACGGGCCCCTTCTGATCGAAAAACAAAAAGGAATACTGAAAGAGGAAAACGACTTTACCTTTGCCCTGGCTCAAGATACTGCTTCATACAGAAAAGGGCACATTGAAATCGTAGGAGCCGGTCCGGGCGACCCGGAACTTATCTCCGTCAGAGGTCGTCGTATGCTGGAAGCAGCCGATCTCATTCTCTATGCAGGTAGTCTGGTTCCGGAAGAACTAACCCACTGTGCAAAACAAGGAGCCGTGGTAAGAAGCTCGGCCACCCTTAATTTGGAAGAACAATTCGAATTAATGAAACAATTCTACGATAAAGGATTATTCATAGTCCGTCTCCATACCGGCGATCCCTGCATCTATGGAGCCATACAAGAACAGATGGCCTTTTTTGACACCAACGGTATGAGTTACCATATTACTCCCGGCATCTCCTCCTTTCAAGCTGCCGCAGCCGCACTCCAGTCGCAATTTACCATACCGGAGAAAGTCCAAACCATTATACTAACCAGAGGAGAAGGACGTACCCCCATGCCAGAAAAAGAAAAACTTCATTTGCTGGCAAAATCCCAAAGTACCATGTGTATTTTTCTGAGTGCAGGAGTGGCAGATCAGGTACAAGAAGAACTACTCCAGCACTATCCGCCCACTACTCCGGTTGCTGCCTGCTACCATTTAACATGGAAAGACGAACGGATATACCGCGGAGAGCTACAAAATCTGGCAAAAATCGTAAAAGACAACAACCTCACCCTGACCACCATGATTGTAGTAGGCGAAGCCATAGACAATCGCGAGGGGTTATCCAAACTCTATTCGTCCAACTTTCATCATCTGTTTCGCTAA
- the cbiE gene encoding precorrin-6y C5,15-methyltransferase (decarboxylating) subunit CbiE, producing MKFYVIGINDNPNPHFTDEVLSVIRSGKIFSGGIRHHGIVAELLPVHSQWIDITVPLERVFQQYQAHSEIVVFASGDPLFFGFANTIQNKLPEANMVLFPTFNSLQMLAHRMILPYHDMQIVSLTGRPWDALDQALIEGKEKIGILTDREKTPTTIATRMMHYGYTNYRITVGELLGNETESIRTYPLEEAVSTSFRFPNCLILEQIALRPRPFGIREEDFHLLNGRKKMITKMPVRLLTLSMLDLRHRHVFWDIGFCTGSVSIEAKMQFPHLKIIAFEQREEGRELMEINSRKFGTPGIISLTGDFMEADHNTLPAPDAVFIGGHGGQMLPILKKVSQHLSSNGIIVFNAVSPESKILFQEGVRHAGLQLVGKTSITIDNNNTIHVLSASFQNADNHSTIQSL from the coding sequence ATGAAATTTTATGTAATAGGAATAAACGACAATCCAAACCCGCATTTTACAGACGAAGTGCTTTCGGTAATCCGCTCGGGGAAAATCTTCTCCGGCGGTATTCGTCACCACGGTATTGTAGCGGAATTACTTCCCGTCCATTCTCAATGGATAGATATTACCGTACCTTTAGAACGAGTGTTCCAACAATACCAGGCGCACTCCGAAATTGTGGTCTTCGCCTCTGGCGATCCGCTGTTCTTTGGTTTCGCCAATACCATACAGAATAAATTACCCGAAGCAAACATGGTGCTTTTCCCCACATTTAACTCCCTCCAAATGTTGGCGCACCGCATGATTCTTCCCTATCACGACATGCAAATCGTATCACTTACGGGTCGTCCATGGGATGCCCTGGATCAGGCATTGATTGAAGGCAAAGAGAAAATAGGCATACTGACCGACCGGGAGAAGACTCCCACAACAATTGCAACCCGTATGATGCACTACGGCTATACCAACTACCGGATAACCGTTGGAGAACTACTTGGCAATGAAACAGAAAGTATCCGGACCTACCCCCTCGAAGAAGCAGTAAGTACCAGCTTTCGTTTCCCCAATTGCCTCATTCTGGAACAAATAGCATTACGACCCCGCCCCTTTGGCATCCGCGAAGAAGACTTCCATTTACTGAACGGACGAAAAAAGATGATTACTAAAATGCCGGTCAGATTACTGACCTTAAGCATGCTCGATCTACGTCACCGACATGTTTTCTGGGACATTGGCTTTTGTACAGGCTCTGTATCCATCGAAGCAAAAATGCAGTTTCCTCATCTAAAGATAATAGCCTTCGAACAAAGAGAAGAAGGAAGAGAGCTAATGGAAATCAACAGCCGGAAATTCGGCACTCCGGGAATCATATCCCTTACCGGCGATTTCATGGAAGCAGACCATAACACCCTGCCCGCACCAGATGCCGTATTTATCGGGGGACACGGAGGACAAATGCTCCCTATACTCAAAAAAGTAAGCCAGCATCTATCTTCCAATGGAATCATCGTGTTTAATGCCGTATCTCCCGAAAGCAAAATACTCTTCCAGGAGGGCGTTCGGCATGCAGGTCTGCAGCTTGTAGGAAAAACAAGCATTACAATAGATAATAACAATACAATCCACGTGTTATCCGCCAGCTTTCAGAATGCGGACAATCACTCAACAATACAATCCTTATGA